From a single Arachis hypogaea cultivar Tifrunner chromosome 3, arahy.Tifrunner.gnm2.J5K5, whole genome shotgun sequence genomic region:
- the LOC112778883 gene encoding probable auxin efflux carrier component 1b, whose translation MEQDRMDHLRDAMNRLHAALFPEEQEETQKVEIVKTLEDEGVDEGSCHGKVIIKDDCAAITPFACVAVALCSCCAAVAPHIRATVSPLARSACRFAAAVPPSLLLSVAVVAPLTLVLLRSLSLELTRTRWNVVMPVIVAKSISILSDVGLGMAMFSLGLFMILQPKIIACGNTVASFAMAVHFLTGPAVMAVASIVVGLRGVLLHIAIVQAALPQGIVPFVFAKEYNVHPDILSLGVIFGMLIALSITLVYYILLGL comes from the exons atggaacaagataGAATGGATCATCTTAGGGATGCAATGAATCGGTTACACGCGGCCTTATTTCCAGAGGAGCAAGAGGAGACCCAAAAAGTAGAGATAGtgaagacccttgaagatgaaggagtagatgaAGGGAGCTGTCATGGAAAGGTAATCATCAAGGACGA TTGCGCCGCCATCACTCCGTTTGCTTGCGTCGCCGTCGCGCTCTGTAGCTGCTGTGCTGCTGTTGCTCCCCACATTCGCGCCACTGTCTCTCCTCTTGCTCGCTCCGCCTGTCGCTTCGCTGCTGCCGTGCCGCCGTCACTCCTTCTCTCTGTTGCCGTCGTCGCTCCTCTTACCTTGGTCCTTCTCCGCTCTCTCTCACTCGAGCTCACAAGAACCAG GTGGAATGTTGTTATGCCTGTGATTGTTGCCAAATCAATATCAATTCTATCTGATGTAGGCCTTGGCATGGCCATGTTTAGCCTTG GGCTATTTATGATATTGCAACCAAAGATCATTGCCTGCGGAAACACGGTCGCTTCATTCGCTATGGCGGTTCATTTCCTCACCGGCCCTGCAGTAATGGCTGTAGCATCAATTGTGGTAGGACTAAGGGGAGTTTTGTTGCACATTGCCATTGTAcag GCTGCGCTGCCTCAAGGAATTGTACCCTTTGTGTTTGCTAAGGAATACAACGTTCATCCTGATATATTAAGCCTAGG GGTTATATTTGGGATGCTAATTGCTCTTTCTATTACTctagtttattatattttgttGGGGCTGTGA